The stretch of DNA GAAAGATAAGACTGCCGAGACAAACGCGGTTACCTGGGGAAATTTTGCAAATCAATTGAACACTCAATTTAGCAACTGGCAAAACAATCTTATCCCCACGATTAGTAATTGGGAAAGCCAAGCGGCTAATTACAATAACTTCTACCATCAGTGGAAGAGTAATGCAGATACTTTAAGAGCAAACGCAAAGACAGAATACGAGGCATCCACAGCGAAGATAGAATCTGATAGATCAAAATGGCTACTAGCGATGGAGAATCAAAAGAAAGATGCAGATAAAGAGGAGTAGGATAGTATAGAAAGTAAACTCACAACAGGTGATATGACAAAAGGAGACTTGAGTGCCCTACTCTCGCAAACTCCGAGTGCAGATGCGATAGCAGTTACCCAGTTCTAATGCGCAAGTGAATAGTTTCATACTACTCTCAACAATTTACAAAATACAAAGTTTAACTTTCAGAGCACAGACTACCGAGATGAGATAGCCAGATACAATTACGCTGGTGAAAAACCAAAAGATGGATTAAGTGAATTAAAAA from Leptospiraceae bacterium encodes:
- a CDS encoding TIGR04388 family protein, translating into MHVVFAPLNHQQDAFYYKISYEVKDKTAETNAVTWGNFANQLNTQFSNWQNNLIPTISNWESQAANYNNFYHQWKSNADTLRANAKTEYEASTAKIESDRSKWLLAMENQKKDADKEE